GTGTGACATTCTTTCCCCCGAGCCTCTTCAGTAGATGAACGATCTCCCGGTTGGTCTTCAAGGGGAAGTCCTGGCCGCAGGTGTTGAGGAGGTAACGCCAGGGCACGGCCGAGGCCAGGAGGTCCCTCATGCAGTGGAGGTCAGCTCGCAGGCGGGAGACACCTCCGTAGACCACCCGCTCCAGCCGGGAAGGGAGGAAGGCGTTGGGGAAGCAGCTCACCAGGTGTTTCACTGCCCGCTGGAAGGAGGATGGTGCCTTGGCATCCACGTGGACACAGTAGATGTTCTGGGGCATGTACACGGCCCTGAAGAGCCGCTCGAAGGTCTCAAACTCCTTGTGCAGGGTCATGATGTAGGCGATGGGGAAGGCAGCCTCCTCGTCTGAGAGGGCCCGGGTGACGTAGTGGTTCTGCGTGATGTACTCCGTGCAACTGGATTGCCCAAATGATGttttcaaagtgttttctttcagaaagggCTCCTTACCTTCAATAAGTGCTTTACAGGCTTCTGCTAAGGTTGAACTCACCGAGAAGTTCAGCCTCCTCAGGGATCTTTGTGCGTGCAAATCGACCACATAGAAACCAAATGGAAGTGAAACACTGAGAATCAGGACAGCAAAGAAGCAATATCTGAGTGTATTCATTGCctgtcagaaaaaaagtctcaatTGAAATATTGCAAGAAGGTTACATCAGACACCACAAAGAGCCTGTTTCTCTGGCTGCCCTCATTTCCTGTAGTAGAACACATGCCTCTGTCTGATGCATGATATGTAGTTGCCATCCTTACTTTCAGTATTAATAGTTTTATAGTTGTCACTGATGTGGAAGCAGCGAAAGTAGCAAAAAACTTGTTGGTGGAAGGTGCTTCACAACACCCTGAAGATTAGACCAACACACTGCATAATCCTAGGCTTGGCAATGAACTGCTAACACTACATATTTCACAGTGTCCACAAATTTAATGTATAGGCATAATCTTAACTGCTTCCTCCCCACTCACCATGCATATGCCATATAGCTGTAGAACTTCCTGTGCATGCAGCCTGTGACAGGAAAACCTCATATACACAGCTTGTATCATTCTGTTTTTACTTAAAAGATTGGGGTCTTTTTAAACCACACAAGTCTCTCAGTCATTGCTGCTTCAGAATTGTGGAACGCTTTTTCAGCACATGTTGCTACCATGTAAGGCCACTAACAATCACATACAAGAAAGAGGATAATCTTTTTTGCCTCTGTGCAGAATTAAATCAAAgccagcaggtttttttcatcaacattttcttaatttctaaaTTTGAAACCTGCCGAATAGTTTCTGCTAGGTGTCATGGATGAGTTGTGATGAGCTCTGGGCTCCATCATGTGGAACCGGGTTAGTGAAACCTGCTATTTAAATGACTTAAGCTAACCTAGGGCTTTCTGAGGAGGCATTCTTGTTTCTAAGAGCCACACATGCATGTGGTGTAACAACATATTTAAGCAATGAGATCTAGGGGCATGGCTCTGACCAAAGTGAAATATGTGGTAACTCTCTCCCACCTGTGAGTGTGCTCATGTCTATCTCCTCTCACGAGACAGCACATTTTCACCACAAACTTTTTCCAACATAAAGCCCTTTTGCTCCTAAAAGAAGTAACACTGAGGCAATATCAGATGATCTGAGATTATGCCGATAAAGTTTTGACTGGGCAGCCAACGTGCTACAGAGGAAAAATGCCATCACCTACCTTCCAACTCATGCAGACAAGCCACCTAAGGCACGGGCAGATCCCTTCcagaagctgcattttcctccCATCCTGGCTCTCAACAATCTTCAGGGGTCTCTGTTCAAACAGACTGAAGGCTTCAGGTGGTAGCTTCATCCTATCAGGTACAGTCACAAGCTGTAAGGAGGAGAGGAGCAACAGAGAAAATTTCTAAGGACTCATAGCCAGGTTGCCCCTGAAGTGGAGCACAAAGGACATACCTGGCAGCCAAGTTTATGCATCAACAacaagcagcagaggagctcCTCTCCAGGGAGTCAGCAGGGACAGGTAAGGAAGCTGGAGAGCTAGTGCAACCTTCTTCATGGACACAAGCACCTCTGGAAGGAGGGCTCTAatggagctgaggagctggaacAGAGGTGTGCAAAGTGCCAGGGTGACTTACCTGATGTTGCTGAGAAGTCATCTGGAAAATGCTGCCACAGCCCAGCCATACAGCTTGTTAGAAGGCAGATTCAGAGAGATGAGCAGATCCTGGGTGGAGACCAATGTCCAGATCCATCAAAGAAGTACACAGCAAACACCACCTTGAAGATAAACATGTCCCAGCTCAGTGGCTGGTGAATACTGCCCTGAGGTGTACAGACTTGCCTGGAATGCTTCAACCACTGCTCCTTCCTTATTTGATTGTTACAGTGATTTGTATCCAGGAGTGAACAACCACTCATCTGACTGACCCCTCAGGAACACAAACTACCTTGAGCAAAGGTGAATTTAAGGCCTCTTGCTCTCCTCTATGGACTCCACAGACCATTGAGTTCAACATTTTCCTACCTGCTCACAGGGCCAGCTGGCTGCAAGACCATTTCTTCCCCTGTACCTTTGTCTTAACATGAGACATCCATTCAGCTGGAGTTAGGAAAATgtgaaaggaggaaaactgGAGACAGGTGCCAGCATTCCTGCAGAAGCCAGGACTTACTTGAGGAAGCCTCATCAGGGGGCTGAGAGCACAGTATCAAAGTATTAAAGGCTGAGGTCTTCCAAGGCATTTGGATGTCTTTGAAACCTTCCGcccaaatgccttttcaaaCTCTTATTTTAGGCATTTTGTAAGCTACTACACAGCTAGGAAGACTTTTAAGAactttaaatatatacatttatacctctgtgtgtgtgtgtgtgtgtatacagaGACTGTTTCCTTTGAGGTGCTGAAGTTTGCATTACTGCTATGGTCTATAGCAAAACAAATAAGCTACATGCAGAAAACAGGAGAATGGCTGGGTTCATaacaggagagaaggaaaattttaaCTTCCCTTTGGCATTGTTTTTTACTGTTCAGACCTTGCTGCCAGCACCCTAGCAGCAATCCAAACTCACCATGATCCTTTGGTACTGATAGCCTTCTAGGAAGGAAGGTTGCATGCTTGGTGTTACTTCTTAATCCTGGTGCCTTGATTTTGCATCATCTTTAGTAtgtaaaaaccagaaaacatacatagaatcacagaaccacagaatgtttagtttggaagagacctccaagatcatccagtcgaacctttgaccaacaccataatctaactactaaaccatgtccttaaggaccaggtccaaatgcctaTGAAATGCCTCCAGGGTAGGTGACTctaccactgtcctgggccattccagtgcctgacatcCCTACATGCAAGTGACTGCTGTGGAAAACAAGATCTCAAAACCTCTACCTTATGTTGATCTCTATGAAATAAGATCCATGCCCGGAACACACAAAAAGAACAGTGAAACAAAGACATAGAGTGTACAAATCACATGAACAATCTCACCAAAAACCTCTTTCTCAGGTTATTAGTGAGCTGCCAATTTTACAGGCTCCTCTGAAGTTCAGATGTAGGGAGAAGCTAAATCTATAGATAAATCTGAACCATACATCAAATGTCAATGAAAGAGCAGCAAAGTGGAAGCAGACCCCACGATGCCTTTGGTTTCCTCTGTTGTGGATTGTATTGGACTTCAGCATGTTTTGAATGCAAAAACCAGCATTACTGGACAAAAAGATAATAGAAAATCAAATATACCATGCTATTTGACAAAAGCTGCCTAAGTGAGGTCTTTCCTAATAGAACTAAAACTGCTGCTGACTGAGGTTTGCAGTGCAGTTCTGTTTTATTGTTGCCTGGACCTGCATTGTAGCAATCCTTGTTTTAGTATGAGAGATCTGGTGTGGCTACTGCAGTGGAGACACACTTCCCAGGAGGATTAACAATTGAAATAGCTTCCCTGTGGATGCATAGGAACAGACCTTTCCAGAAAACAAGGATATTATCTTAGGAATAGCGTTGGTGCTCAGTAAACTGCTCCTGGCCTTAATCAATATAGGTAATTGGTTTCAACTAATTTGTTAGCTAATTAAAAAGTGAATCCCAGGCTTTGcacatttgttttgatttcctGTTTGGCCTTGGTCAGTAGTGACAAACTTTATACGTTTCATGCCTATCTAGAGTCATCTGGAGTTTTCTGTTCTATTGTTAGGACAAAAACATCAGTATCATGACATTCCTTTTCATGACCTTCACATGCAAAGCTGTCAGCTTGAATTGCCACCGTTGTTAAAATCACAGCAAGGCCACTGCGAgcaaaccatttctcctcagtgtgtttttttctggtgaggaAATGCAGGTAGCCACAGTCCACTTTTTTGTGCTCAAGTAAaggttctcctcctccctcacaCTCTTGCACATAGGTGAATCTGCCTTGGACTTGTGCTGCTCTGGGATGCCGTGCAATGTGCAGAGTCTTCCCAAAACTCTCCTCTTCGAGCAGCCCTGCCTGGAAGCAATCTTGTCTAACATGTACCTTACCCACATGCCCTGCCTGAGCTGGAAGGTATACACACACTGCATAACATtgggaaagagaaagcacaCTTGGCACAAGAGCAGTTTAAGTTTATTCCTGTCTCCTcgcttttgctttatttttttctttttctttgttcaaagCAGCCCCTGGCATTCCTGCACTTCCCAGTCAGCCATAATCTGGCTATTCGGAGAGCAGAAAATACAACAAGCCTACCTGAAACAGAAGCTCCCAGGCAGACTCTCACTGACACCGGACAGTCGCATCGCAGCAGCACTCAGAGCAAGTGGGAGGAGAGATGAAATGACACATCAAGGCAAACGCTAGCTCAGCTCACATGGTCTGATAGAATCATTGAGTAATCTAATCTTATGCAGTCAGTGAGCACATCTGTCTGCACAAACAGCAGGGGACAGGCAGTACACCATCCTGTCCTCTTTTGTCTTGCCATGCTCTCAAGCTCCAGACGATCTTACACTGTGGGAACTTTGCTTGCCTGAATTTACGGTAGATTTTTAGATATAAAGAATTCAGGAGCAGGTAAACTGCTCTGTCTCTAGCAGAGCACATTTTGTAAATCAGCTTTGCTACTGGTCCAAAGTAGAGCACTCTCACTGTTCCCTTCTCCAATTAACTTCCAACAGGGACACATATTCACCTCTGTGCTAACTACTCCTCATCAGCTGTTCAGGAGCAACTGCACAGCATTCTCTTCCCTGCTCATTTATCCTCCTatgcagagaaagcaagacaTAATTAAACATGTCCTAATAGAGGACAGGCAGGCTGTGGTGGTGAAGTTGGTATTCTTCTGTTAAATATGACTGGATCTTATAGTGACACTGATGTAGTCAAGGCATAGGAGAGATCAGCTTACTCACTGCAGATTAATGTACACATTAGCTTATGGTAAAATGTATATATGCATCTACTATTTGGACTGGGGGAGTGTCCAAATGTAGCTTACACTGGATTTTGCAGACTTTGGGGCACTTCATAATTTTCTGAATGGGAATCCAAGGTGTTTCCCTCAGTGGATGaagccagggcagctgctgtcAGACCCTTGGGGAGATGCCAGGTCAGGacagtgtccctgcagccccatcaAGGGCCCGTTCCCAGCTGCAGGTGCCTTTGCAGTTAGAGGAGTAAAGCAGCTCTGACCTGTTCTGCCAAGACAGCAGGTACATAGGCCActccttttatttctaatgGTTCCACTAAATGCTTAGCTCTTTATTCTGGCAATATTTGTTTCCAGGTATGAAATGAGCAGCAATTCCATAGGGATGCAGAACACACCTACCAGAAATGACTGAAACACATATATTGTTAttttagcattaaaataataaaaaaagaggggCAGAAAGTCTTCAAAtatgcaaaaaaggaaaatcagaagcaaaTTCTGATGCAAATAGGAAGGGAGTAGCTGattctctgtgttctctgtgcATAGGAGAAGAACTAATCATCTTAGATAGCATCAGGTGAGGTGAAGATCAGACACTAGGGAAGCTTTGTAGTGATAAACAGTTAAATGTGGATTAGCTTGTCTGGAGAACCTAGAATTTTCCCACTGACAATTTTCAGGAGCAGGTTAGGCATAGCTTTTTCAGTAGTTTTGCAAGTCATACTGGTAATTTTCTGATTAAGATTAAAATTACCAAGAccaggtaattttctgtcttttccagcTCTCTTTCCTGTTGTTATCTATATTGCTGTATCATCCAGGCTGGATGTAACTGGGCTGGGGATTGTATTACAAGTATGGTCTGTAACAAAGGACTTTATCATAATTTAGAAATATACCCAGCATCTCTGCTAATCACCACTAATGTTGCAATTTGGGTAAGTTCAGGATGGTCCTGGACcattctggaaggaaaaaacatttgtaCAATGATTTTGTGATCCACCCTGAGCATAAGAAAAATGATtgaataaattataaatttaaCTGTTTACATATTGACAGGTATTTAAcctctcatttcttttcttgtcaTAATCCAAATTAGCTTGATGCCTGTTCCATCTTAGTTTTCTCTCAGTGAACAAATAGGGTCCTCTTTCAGAAGTCTGGTAGGTATCTGTTGTCCTTAATGTCTTCCTGACCGGGACAGGCTTTTACTTAGATTTGAATAGAACCAGTACAGGACTTACCTTGAAAAGGGCTCTTTCCCACCTTCCTGGTGTGTGAGCAGCAGTGAGGTTTGTAGGGCTCTGGTGTCTCTCAAAGTGCTTTAGGACTGAAAGCATGCCATCACTTTGCACTTAGGTGTGCTCAGGAGATAATATTTAATGTCCATGACCACTAGAGCCTGCCAGGTTCTTATTGAGTAATGAAAAGCCACTGGCAGAAGTAACTTACTACTAGTGATAAACATTGGTTGCCAGACAGGGGAGAAAGTTGGCTagtgctgtgcagctgcagttttcttccCACCAGCAGAAGTGCTGCCTTTTGTAGTCCCAAGTACATTTTTCTTAAGGTTTGCCTAAGATTTTCATCTTCTGTTgcctcattttccttctggagGCTTTACTATACGTCATGGTCTCCTCTTGGTATAACCAACAGCCTAGAAAGCAATCTGTTGGTGATCCATCTGCCTCacacaacacaaaacccaaacttgtGCTTAAAATTACCACAGTCATGCTGTAAAGACACTGTTCTTTTCCCTCTGTCCTTGTCATTTATACCAATTAGTGCAGCTTCAGTCTCTATCAAGTTTTCATATCCATCTCCATGTCTTTTCCCTGATTATCTTTTGAAACCGCCACAGTATGCACACCCAAAACCATGCTCAGCAGAAGCCTGAAATTCTGCTCCCAGGAGTTTTAAATTACCAAGCACcttcctgtttgcttttggtttgggtgGAGGCTCACGCTTATGTTTTGGTCCCTTGTTCTGCTGCTTATGCAAAAACTTTTTATGGCTCTCTTACCGGAAGGCTGCAATCACCAGTTGCCATGGGATCAAAGACAGACACTGATGGCATTACTGAAGCTGGGACAATCTAGTCTCCTCATGTTGGGTCCCTGGAAGGTTGTAAAATGGCTagaaaaacactggaaatcTTCTGCCTTGCACAACAACATTGCATTCATCAGCTCCttgtcttgtctgttcctctcCTGCTGAACTGCCTCCCCCAGGTCAGGGTTTTCTTAGTGGGTTCCAGTTACCAAACATACCTGGAAGCTGGTACCCTGAcatgtggtttggttttttttgtcccatGACAGGTCATTTTATGGTGCTTTTTTGGACTTTCTTTTTGCAACATGATTGCATGTTGTATGAGCTCCAGCTCCAAAGTCtcaaaattctttattttcttcaagttcAGCACAACTTCTCTGTGTGGGAACTACTTCAGCTTCTTGCCTATATCTCACACTGATAACATGCCTTGGCCTGAACCCCTAAGCATGTATTTAGGTTAGTTTTTGCtatagtcctttttttttttttgcaaagaacaTGCACAAAATCCTCTTTTCTACATGCCTACAGCATGTAGAAGAAAACAGGCTGCTTTACTCCTAAACCTTTGCTCACTCCATCCCTCTATTAAAAAAGTGGCTGGGCAAGTTCATGTAAGAGAGGACCATCCTTGAATACACAGCAACCATATCCATCTCAGAAAGACCTTGGTCTACAAATGGATGGAAGGGTGTCAGGAAAAGTGCCACATTTGCTTGCCCTGTTCTGTTGCTCTTCCATCAGCTTCTGGCACCTGTTAGGGATAAAATACTAAGCTGGAATGTCATGACTCTTCTCAGTTCTTGCTCCCTCTAAGAGGTGCAGACAGTGGCTTTTGAAACTCTCAGATCCTTCACATATACATGTACATACCTGAAGACAGACACAAATACTGACCTACTCCTGTCCATTGGTTGTCAGTGGATACCAAGGCTTCTTCAAATAAGGTCTTGCTTGGGACATGACATGCAGCTGGTATCTCAGAGAGTGGCTTCTGTTGTTTCAGTAATAACTAAACAGTACAGGAGTTCAAGCTGTTCCTGGTGATTGGCCAGAGCAGACCACAGAGAAACACAGCACATCTCTCAGCAGGCATTGAGTTTCCTTATATACCAAGCTTGTTGCATCCAGCACGAGGCCACCATGTCCTCTAATCAGTGCTGCAGTTCTTGAGTGCCTTGGTTTCTCAGTCAGTAAGTAGTGGTCACATTCATGCTCCTGTATTCAGACAGTCCCATCTCAAAAAATTTTAGCCAGGCCATCTCATAGCAGAAATCAGACTTTTTCCAGGGACATTAGCTGTGGGATCTCCATAGTTATAGCCACATTAATCATGTATTCCCCAAGAAACTGCCCTACCCCATTAAATACACTggcatattttttaataaggtCACCTGCCTTGTGTCAGCTGAGATGGAGTAATTCCCACTTTCATTACCAGCTTGATCAATTTAATATCCAGCCTGCTTGGGGACTGAGCTCTAGTGATGCTGCTGTGTGTACAGCATGAAATTTGTGGTATTTTACATCTTATTCTATTGGGTTTAAAAGTACACTGTGTCTGTCGATATCCCTCTGCTTTAGCTTTCTCTCACAAAGGTGGATTCTTGCTCACTCTTCCTTCAGCCAGTCCTGCTGTTCCCAGACCAATGTCTGTCAGAAAAACCATGTGGCCATCTGGGGAGCTATGGCTGAGGCCTCTGCAGGTTCTCACTTTCAGAACAGACTGGGGACAATAGGAGGATGGTCCCCTTCCTTTTGGCTGGCTGTTCTTCAGTGTCATGTATCTCACCCTGGTTTAAGTTGTGTAGGTGCTGGGATGACCATATCAGCTCTTTgtggaaaagctgctgcaggcCACTGTCGTGTCCCCGAGCAGTCTGTCCTCAGCATTTACCAGCCAGCATCTTCTGTCCTGGGGTGAAGATCTCCACTGAGGCAGCAGAGACAGCAGTCATGTTCAGGCTTCTACAGTAAACTCTGAGCTATCCCATCTACCCAgcttttgcaaaaagaaaacctttttgaCTCCTCTTAAGCAAccacttaaagccaagcagtttgttttgttggttctttgtggttttttggggttttttacttggtttggttttgggttttttgtccaATTAATACCATTGAAAATTACTGTTACCAGGTTAGGCTTTGATCCTTTGCAACTCAGCTGATTCAGATTTCCCTCTGGACAACAAGAAATAACAGCATTGCCAAGCCATGAAGAGCAGATATGTGACAGTATGTTCCAAAGCCCAGACCAGAATAATCTCAAtgtttctggaagaaaatattttgtatattttggaaatttttttttccagagagtgTTCTTCACTGCTTGCTTAGTACTTAAGGTTTTGAGGAGCATTTTGGCTCGTAGCatctgagagagagagagagagaaagagagagggagaaagagagagggagagagaaagagagagagaaagagaagaataaagaagaaaagaaaaaaaaattaccagatgAGTGCATTGAGGAGACCACTATATGAGCAATATACTCAGCTCTGAAATCTGTAGAGCGATAGTAAAGCAAACTTCTGCCTACTAAAGCACAAAAGAACTTATACCAaaggggctggggaaagggttggaaaaaaacaccccacagcCAAATGAACAACTTTAAAATTGGATCTAGGATCCAATGATGGCCATTCTCTGAAATGGGCAGGGTACCCTTCAGTTAGCCCATCGTTCCCTGGTTTTGTTAAATATTCACCCCGGTTAACAGCAAGCTGGTGCTAAAGAGCGATGTTGCAAGCTATCAAAAAACGATGTATTCCATCCATCAATAGATGATACGTTACACCCAACCTTTCGGCTGCTCCTCAAGTTTGGGCCATCCTGTCGAACCGCGTTGTCATCGGGTAAAGAGATTTAAACGAACGACGGCCCCACCTCCTAC
This DNA window, taken from Calypte anna isolate BGI_N300 chromosome 2, bCalAnn1_v1.p, whole genome shotgun sequence, encodes the following:
- the GCNT2 gene encoding N-acetyllactosaminide beta-1,6-N-acetylglucosaminyl-transferase; this encodes MNTLRYCFFAVLILSVSLPFGFYVVDLHAQRSLRRLNFSVSSTLAEACKALIEGKEPFLKENTLKTSFGQSSCTEYITQNHYVTRALSDEEAAFPIAYIMTLHKEFETFERLFRAVYMPQNIYCVHVDAKAPSSFQRAVKHLVSCFPNAFLPSRLERVVYGGVSRLRADLHCMRDLLASAVPWRYLLNTCGQDFPLKTNREIVHLLKRLGGKNVTPGVLPPPHITSRTKYVHREQLYSLFSFMLWTLVPKGPPPHNLTLYFGSAYVAVSRPFVEFVLQDQRAIDLLAWSEDTYSPDEHFWVTLNRIPDVPGSMPNASWEGDLKAVKWIDMEESHGGCHGHYVRGICIYGTGDLKWLFNSTCMFANKFELKTYPLTVECLELRHRQRTLSQSEVQVEPNWYF